A single genomic interval of Stieleria maiorica harbors:
- the sdhA gene encoding succinate dehydrogenase flavoprotein subunit, with the protein MSNQRVVVVGGGLAGLASAMKLAELGVSVDLISLTPVKRSHSVCAQGGINSCNDQTRQLGDNEWKHFDDTVYGGDFLNHQPPVKEMAYWAPKVIDLMDRLGVPFNRTGEGFLDRRRFGGTLYKRTAFAGATTGQQLLYALDEQVRRRVAEGLIRKFEFWDFLGPIQDDSGRCRGVVAQDMVSMEIRAFPADAAVVATGGCGLVYGRSTMSVFCTGSAASRCFQAGAKYANGEFIQVHPTAIPGSDKLRLMSESARGEGGRVWVPRKPHDSRAPRDIPASDRYYFLEERYPEYGNLVPRDIATREIFDICVNDGLSVDTERMCVYLDLTHIPKAELDRKLGGILEIYEKFQGVDPRVEPMRIFPAVHYSMGGLWADYAKSADGGLEAGAPRNHMTNLEGLYAIGECDYHYHGANRLGANSLLSCIFTGLFTGPSIVNYIDSQPGGHADIEPSTLSAAVAKQQERHDHLLTGNSGSDENPYLIHQELGDIMTRAATVVRRNDQLSDAIEKVNELHERAMKVNLSDTGSWSNQNVIFAKSLQDMFPIAKSILGGALRRDECRGAHFKPDFQKPSLTAEDPAERRKQAEEWCDAFEKNNEKYLKSTIADYDNAAMQPQFSYEDVDTSLQPPRPRLYGLVGADIIEEVWKERAEAKKQKPEMASS; encoded by the coding sequence ATGTCAAATCAACGTGTGGTCGTCGTCGGTGGTGGTCTTGCTGGTCTCGCCTCGGCGATGAAATTGGCAGAACTGGGCGTGAGCGTCGACCTGATCAGCCTGACGCCCGTCAAACGCTCCCATAGCGTTTGCGCTCAAGGCGGCATCAACAGCTGCAACGACCAAACCCGCCAATTGGGCGACAATGAATGGAAGCACTTCGATGACACGGTCTACGGCGGTGACTTTCTGAATCACCAGCCGCCGGTCAAAGAAATGGCCTACTGGGCGCCCAAGGTCATCGACCTGATGGACCGGCTGGGTGTCCCCTTCAACCGCACCGGCGAAGGTTTCCTGGACCGACGTCGCTTCGGCGGAACATTGTACAAGCGAACGGCGTTTGCCGGTGCGACCACCGGTCAGCAATTGCTGTACGCCCTGGACGAACAAGTCCGCCGCCGCGTCGCCGAAGGGCTGATCCGCAAGTTCGAATTCTGGGACTTTCTGGGACCGATCCAAGACGACAGCGGTCGCTGCCGCGGTGTCGTCGCCCAAGACATGGTGTCGATGGAAATCCGCGCCTTTCCGGCCGACGCCGCCGTCGTAGCGACCGGCGGTTGCGGTCTGGTGTATGGCCGTAGCACGATGAGTGTGTTCTGTACCGGCAGCGCCGCCAGCCGCTGCTTCCAAGCCGGTGCGAAGTACGCCAACGGCGAATTCATCCAGGTCCATCCGACCGCAATCCCCGGCAGCGACAAACTGCGATTGATGAGCGAATCGGCGCGTGGCGAAGGCGGTCGCGTCTGGGTACCGCGCAAGCCGCACGATTCCCGTGCCCCTCGCGACATTCCCGCCAGCGATCGTTACTACTTCCTGGAAGAACGCTACCCCGAGTACGGCAACCTGGTGCCGCGAGACATCGCCACGCGTGAGATCTTTGACATCTGCGTCAACGATGGCTTGAGCGTCGACACCGAACGCATGTGCGTCTACTTGGATTTGACTCACATCCCCAAAGCCGAACTGGACCGCAAGCTGGGCGGGATCCTGGAGATCTACGAAAAATTCCAGGGCGTCGATCCACGCGTCGAACCGATGCGGATCTTCCCGGCCGTTCACTACAGCATGGGCGGCTTGTGGGCCGATTACGCCAAGAGTGCCGACGGAGGCTTGGAGGCCGGCGCCCCGCGGAACCACATGACCAATCTGGAAGGTCTGTATGCGATCGGCGAATGCGATTACCACTACCACGGTGCCAACCGATTGGGCGCCAACTCGTTACTTTCGTGCATCTTTACCGGTTTATTCACCGGGCCGTCGATCGTCAACTACATCGACAGCCAACCCGGCGGCCACGCCGACATCGAACCCTCCACGCTCTCGGCGGCCGTCGCCAAGCAACAGGAACGTCATGACCACTTGCTGACCGGCAACTCCGGCAGCGACGAAAACCCCTACCTGATTCACCAGGAACTCGGAGACATCATGACGCGGGCTGCGACCGTCGTTCGCCGCAACGATCAATTGTCCGACGCGATCGAAAAGGTCAACGAACTGCACGAGCGCGCCATGAAAGTCAACCTGTCGGACACCGGCAGCTGGTCCAACCAGAACGTGATCTTCGCAAAATCACTCCAAGACATGTTCCCGATCGCCAAGTCTATCTTGGGCGGTGCACTGCGACGCGACGAATGCCGCGGTGCCCACTTCAAACCGGACTTCCAAAAGCCCTCGCTGACCGCGGAAGACCCCGCCGAGCGACGAAAGCAAGCCGAAGAGTGGTGCGATGCGTTCGAAAAGAACAACGAAAAGTATTTGAAGAGCACGATCGCCGACTACGACAACGCCGCGATGCAGCCCCAGTTCAGCTACGAGGATGTCGACACGTCACTGCAACCGCCACGCCCCCGACTCTACGGGCTTGTCGGGGCCGATATCATCGAAGAGGTCTGGAAGGAACGGGCCGAAGCGAAAAAGCAAA